In Podospora pseudopauciseta strain CBS 411.78 chromosome 3, whole genome shotgun sequence, one genomic interval encodes:
- the NMD3 gene encoding ribosome-binding protein (BUSCO:EOG09262CA4; COG:J; EggNog:ENOG503NTWS), which yields MDLDTPMGMAPMLGTARTGATILCCNCGSPIDGTSSAGAMCYDCIKLTVDISKTIPREAHIQFCRDCDRWLMPPNTWVNAAPESKELLALCLKRLRNITKVRIVNAEFIWTEPHSRRIKVKITIQDSVADGVLMQQSFEVVYVVGTQQCKDCAKSYTANVWRASVQVRQKVPHKRTFLLLEQLILKHQAHRDTINIKEEKGGIDFYFAHRNQAEAFLSFLKSVIPIFVKDSRQLISQDNHTGDKSYKFNYSVEIVPICRDDLVALPLKLARSIGNITPLVLCHRIGTSVNLLDPNTLQTAEISSDVFWRAPFQPLAGTPDLVEFIVMDVEPTNVRKGKWVLSEVQVARAADLGVNDHTYFTRTHLGNLLHAGDSVLGYMLSGTNFNSSALDAIESSRAFGSTIPDVILVKKHYPNRRKNRKRNWKLKRMAKDEGELLPKAADLEKMEAEYEMFLRDVEEDEELRAALALYKNTKKKQQDADAMSIAETEMTGVDDGPRINMDELLDDFDELGIHDE from the exons ATGGATCTCGACACTCCCATGGGTATGGCCCCGATGCTGGGCACAGCGCGCACTGGCGCAACCATCTTGTGCTGCAACTGCGGCTCTCCCATTGATGGCACCTCTTCCGCCGGTGCCATGTGCTACGACTG TATCAAATTGACAGTCGACATCTCGAAAACCATCCCCCGCGAAGCCCATATCCAGTTCTGCCGTGACTGCGACCGATGGCTGATGCCCCCCAACACCTGGGTCAATGCTGCGCCCGAGTCCAAAGAGTTGCTTGCTTTGTGTTTGAAGAGGTTACGAAATATCACCAAGGTCCGCATTGTCAACGCAGAGTTCATCTGGACGGAACCACATTCGCGAAGAATCAAGGTCAAGATCACAATCCAGGACTCAGTGGCTGATGGTGTCCTCATGCAACAAAGTTTCGAGGTGGTCTACGTCGTGGGTACACAGCAGTGCAAGGACTGCGCCAAGTCATACACAGCCAACGTTTGGAGAGCGTCAGTACAAGTCCGCCAAAAGGTGCCCCACAAGAGGAcctttttgcttttggagCAGCTTATCCTCAAGCACCAAGCGCATCGGGACACGATCAACAtcaaggaagaaaagggcgGTATCGACTTTTACTTTGCTCACAGAAATCAGGCCGAAGccttcctttctttcctcAAATCAGTCATTCCCATTTTTGTCAAGGACTCGAGGCAACTTATTTCGCAAGACAACCACACAGGCGACAAGTCATACAAGTTCAACTACTCCGTCGAGATTGTCCCCATTTGCAGAGATGATTTGGTGGCCCTGCCACTCAAGTTGGCCCGGTCGATTGGCAACATTACGCCCCTTGTCCTCTGCCACAGGATAGGAACGTCCGTCAACCTTCTCGACCCCAACACTCTTCAGACAGCTGAAATCAGCTCCGACGTCTTCTGGCGCGCACCATTCCAGCCTCTTGCCGGTACACCCGACTTGGTCGAGTTCATTGTCATGGACGTCGAACCAACAAACGTCCGCAAGGGGAAGTGGGTTCTGTCAGAAGTGCAAGTTGCCCGCGCCGCCGATCTCGGTGTAAACGACCACACCTATTTCACCAGAACTCATCTGGGTAACCTGTTGCATGCTGGAGACTCGGTCCTTGGTTATATGCTCTCGGGAACAAACTTCAACTCTTCCGCTCTGGACGCCATTGAGAGCTCTCGTGCGTTCGGGTCGACGATTCCAGATGTCATTCTGGTCAAGAAGCACTACCCCAACAGGCGCAAGAACAGGAAGCGCAACTGGAAGCTCAAGCGCATGGCCAAGGATGAGGGCGAGTTGCTGCCCAAGGCGGCCGATctggagaagatggaggccGAGTACGAGATGTTCTTGcgggatgtggaggaggatgaggagttgCGGGCCGCGTTGGCGTTGTACAAgaacaccaagaagaagcagcaggaTGCGGACGCGATGAGCATTGCTGAGACGGAGATGACGGGTGTTGACGATGGGCCGAGGATCAATATGGATGAGCTGCTGGATGATTTTGATGAGTTGGGCATTCATGATGAGTAG
- a CDS encoding hypothetical protein (EggNog:ENOG503PYKE) has product MGFSNPDGPDTGYHQSVESAIRKLGLSREEAAELQGYIKRVLDEDKAFPKGYPVESLLMHRYQKDWKHLRMWKEEPVISVEPAFAKCVEAVRDGLNLSTFISVCLPVNASAATGSYAATGQAGLGYGSESESTSTRKSRGSSTSRDHKFDSVSSRTPTPSCSKEIYHGGFDNQGFRGSPPPGPLYVRRQSRLNLSSPLRTPSFHGSGSDPGPGSRGRKYPPIVERQYSLPLAHPRPRSLSRSRATSPILTPHLVFPPSSPLTPNKPNWDFTPNNHDMHDYTVTEYTKTSSYRTRTWYPESHPTSRNTPSFVCPSTPYSNGIIPKMDTTTAPTTPSRKPSARISVTDIIPAPLNLPRPRRTSDSTASHSHHVQRKDTHPRLPHPNPAPPAPPTHRSPTPPNLTITKPKQLNSPPHDPTITKTGKPNSSPREDLIDNLCLGKKRDMTPDFEIVPVTRLSPQSQSQSSQTHQQSHRRERAKSRSRGDDRRMDRPPKREEEREGGSWRKLVCGCCGDEH; this is encoded by the coding sequence ATGGGTTTCTCGAATCCAGATGGCCCCGACACTGGGTATCATCAGAGCGTGGAATCAGCAATTCGCAAGCTGGGACTCTCTCGCGAAGAGGCAGCGGAGCTCCAAGGCTACATCAAGCGGGTTCTAGACGAAGACAAAGCTTTTCCCAAGGGATATCCCGTCGAATCCCTTCTCATGCACCGATACCAAAAGGACTGGAAACACTTGCGTATGTGGAAAGAGGAGCCCGTCATCAGTGTTGAGCCTGCGTTCGCGAAGTGTGTGGAAGCAGTGCGGGATGGCTTGAACTTGTCCACATTCATCTCGGTCTGCCTTCCGGTCAATGCTTCTGCTGCCACAGGCTCTTATGCAGCTACAGGACAAGCCGGCTTAGGATACGGCAGTGAGAGCGAGAGTACATCCACCCGCAAATCCAGAGGAAGCAGCACCAGTCGCGACCACAAGTTCGACAGTGTTTCATCGagaacaccaacaccgagtTGCAGCAAGGAGATATATCACGGAGGGTTCGACAATCAAGGGTTTCGAGGCAGTCCACCCCCAGGCCCGCTTTATGTTCGACGTCAATCTAGATTGAATTTATCCTCGCCTCTCAGAACACCCTCTTTTCATGGCAGCGGGTCGGATCCGGGTCCCGGCTCACGAGGCAGGAAATACCCCCCCATCGTTGAGCGGCAATACTCATTACCTTTGGCTCATCCCCGACCACGATCATTAAGCAGATCCAGGGCAACTTCTCCGATTTTGACACCTCATCTCGTGTTTCCgccgtcctccccccttACACCGAACAAACCAAACTGGGACTTCACTCCAAACAACCATGACATGCACGACTACACCGTTACGGAGTATACCAAAACATCATCCTACCGCACCCGCACCTGGTACCCAGaatcccatcccacctcccGTAACACCCCATCTTTCGTCTGCCCTAGCACCCCCTACAGCAACGGCATCATCCCAAAAAtggacaccaccaccgctccaaCCACACCCAGCCGCAAACCCTCTGCGCGCATCAGCGTGACCGACATCATCCCCGCCCCGCTAaacctcccccgtccccggCGCACATCCGACTCAACCGCCAGCCACAGCCATCACGTCCAGCGCAAAGACACCCATCCTCGTCTGCCTCATCCCAACCCTGCGCCCCCAGCGCCTCCAACCCATCgctcacccacccccccaaatctaaccatcaccaaaccTAAACAGCTCAACAGCCCTCCACACgacccaaccatcaccaaaaccgGAAAACCCAACTCCTCTCCTCGTGAGGACCTGATCGATAATCTGTGCctaggaaagaaaagggacATGACCCCCGACTTTGAGATCGTCCCCGTGACTCGACTCTCGCCTCAGTCTCAATCTCAGTCGTCACAAACTCATCAACAGAGTCACAGGCGGGAGAGAGCCAAGTCTAGATCGAGGGGTGATGATCGGAGGATGGACAGACCGCCcaagagagaagaagagcgggAAGGGGGATCGTGGAGAAAGCTAGTTTGTGGGTGTTGTGGGGATGAGCATTGA
- the ESF2 gene encoding RNA-binding ATPase activator esf2 (COG:A; EggNog:ENOG503NZ3E), translating to MSDKRNAFLDAGDSDEDVGRDYDSEDDFQKGGPSAKRRRVNDEDSEAEDITDDERYQDQDEDGGAKLDSEPQESGDEAEEGKDSQEKKPKKTKVELPGVKNSLLKKNLVVSEAAIKKSGVIYLSRVPPFMKPQKLRSLLEPYGQINRIFLAPEDPAVHARRVHAGGNKKRSYGEGWVEFIKKKDAKKVVDLLNAQTIGGKKSSWYRDDVWAMKYLNGFKWHHLTEQIAAENAERASRMRAEISKSTKENKEFVRNVERAKVLQGMEAKAAAKRKKATEDEKKEYGGGSAVQEGVSQKKRRTFAQVPLAKKTKQEDQPEHVQRVLSKIF from the exons ATGTCTGACAAAAGAAACGCTTTTCTCGACGCCGGCGATAGTGACGAAGATGTCGGCCGCGATTATGATTCGGAGGATGATTTCCAAAAGGGTGGCCCCAGCGCGAAGCGCAGAAGAGTAAACGACGAGGATAGCGAGGCTGAAGACATTACCGACGACGAGCGAtaccaagaccaagacgaGGATGGTGGCGCAAAGCTCGACTCAGAACCCCAAGAGTCCGGCGACGAGGCAGAGGAAGGAAAAGACTcccaagaaaagaaaccgAAGAAGACAAAGGTCGAACTGCCCGGCGTCAAGAATTCACTGCTCAAGAAGAACCTTGTTGTCTCCGAAGCTGCCATCAAAAAGTCAGGTGTTATCTACCTATCGCGCGTACCGCCATTCATGAAGCCCCAGAAGCTACGATCACTTCTCGAACCATACGGCCAAATCAACAGGATATTCCTCGCCCCCGAGGATCCAGCAGTCCACGCGCGCCGCGTCCACGCCGGAGGTAACAAGAAGCGGTCCTACGGCGAGGGATGGGTCGAGTTtatcaagaagaaggatgctAAAAAGGTGGTCGATCTCTTGAATGCGCAAACAATTGGTGGGAAGAAGTCGAGTTGGTACAGAGATGATGTGTGGGCCATGAAATATTTGAATGGTTTCAAATG GCACCATCTCACAGAGCAAATCGCCGCCGAGAACGCCGAACGAGCCAGCAGAATGCGCGCCGAAATCAGCAAATCCACcaaggagaacaaggagTTTGTGCGGAACGTGGAGAGGGCAAAGGTGTTGCAGGGCATGGAAGCAAAGGCTGCGGCCAAGCGGAAAAAGGCCACAGaagacgagaagaaggaatATGGAGGCGGCAGTGCGGTCCAAGAAGGGGTTTCtcaaaagaagaggaggacgttTGCACAGGTACCGCTGGCAAAGAAGACGAAGCAGGAGGACCAGCCAGAGCATGTGCAAAGAGTGCTCAGCAAGATCTTTTGA
- a CDS encoding hypothetical protein (COG:C; EggNog:ENOG503NUPB) produces the protein MSVEVITTISPTTEEPILTRNGISTEELDQIPDIATQAFKAWRTTKLADRQIIIKKALKILADRQDELANELTVQMGRPIAYTAKEVATAVKRSEYLLKISDDVLQDTPGEEEKGFKRFIRKVPVGPVLIIFAWNYPYLILVNALIPALLAGNSVILKPSPQTPTVAEQVGRAFQEAGLPDGVIQYFHSGSPTIIESIVRNPKIALVCFTGSVAGGLAVQSAASDRVVNVCLELGGKDPAYVRGDVDIAWAAEEIVDGAVFNSGQSCCSIERVYVDEKIHDQFVEAIQKVLKGYKLGDPLDKATHLGPVVSKRSKETIEAHIQDALDKGAENLTPDNETFKDLPPKGNFVVPTLLTKVDHTMKVMKDETFGPVIPVMKVKSDEEAVELMNDSEFGLTASIWTKDTDKGYELCEQVEAGTVFVNRCDFPSPDLAWTGWKNSGKGQTLSKYGFDQFVKLKSYHLKDYPK, from the exons ATGTCTGTCGaggtcatcaccaccatctcccccaccaccgaggAACCCATCCTCACGCGCAACGGCATCTCCACTGAGGAGCTCGACCAGATTCCCGACATTGCCACCCAGGCGTTCAAGGCATGGCGCACAACGAAGCTGGCTGACCGCCagatcatcatcaagaaggcccTCAAGATCCTCGCCGACAGGCAGGATGAGCTTGCCAACGAGCTCACCGTCCAGATGGGACGTCCCATCGCCTACACGGCCAAGGAGGTAGCCACCGCCGTCAAGCGGTCCGAATATCTGCTCAAGATCAGCGACGACGTGCTCCAGGACACGccgggcgaggaggagaagggtttCAAGAGATTTATCCGCAAAGTACCTGTTGGCCCAGTGCTTATCATCTTTGCGTGGAAT TATCCGTATCTGATCCTCGTCAACGCCCTAATCCCCGCGTTGCTTGCCGGAAACTCGGTCATCCTCAAGCcgtccccccaaaccccgaCCGTTGCGGAACAAGTGGGCAGGGCCTTCCAGGAAGCCGGCTTGCCTGATGGCGTCATCCAATATTTCCACTCAGGATCGCCCACCATCATCGAGTCTATCGTTCGTAACCCCAAGATCGCGCTCGTCTGCTTTACTGGGTCGGTCGCCGGTGGTCTTGCTGTCCAGAGCGCCGCCTCGGACAGGGTGGTCAATGTTTGTCTGGAGCTTGGTGGAAAGGATCCGGCCTATGTCCGTGGTGATGTAGACATTGCTTGGGCTGCTGAAGAAATCGTGGACGGAGCCGTCTTCAACTCTGGTCAGAGCTGCTGCTCAATAGAGCGTGTGTATGTGGACGAGAAGATCCATGACCAGTTTGTTGAAGCCATTCAAAAAGTTCTGAAGGGCTACAAGCTGGGAGACCCCTTGGATAAGGCCACTCACCTGGGCCCTGTCGTTTCAAAAAGGTCAAAGGAGACCATCGAGGCCCACATTCAAGACGCGTTGGACAAGGGCGCCGAGAACCTCACACCCGATAACGAGACATTCAAGGACCTTCCTCCCAAGGGCAACTTTGTCGTGCCAACGCTCCTCACCAAGGTCGATCACACAATGAAGGTCATGAAAGATGAGACTTTCGGGCCCGTGATCCCCGTTATGAAGGTAAAGAGCGACGAGGAAGCGGTGGAGCTAATGAACGACAGTGAGTTTGGTCTCACTGCCAGCATATGGACCAAGGACACAGATAAGGGATATGAGCTATGCGAGCAGGTTGAAGCGGGAACCGTTTTCGTCAACCGTTGTGATTTCCCAAGCCCT GACCTGGCCTGGACTGGATGGAAGAACTCCGGGAAGGGTCAAACATTGAGCAAATATGGTTTTGATCAATTCGTCAAGCTGAAGAGCTATCATTTGAAGGACTACCCCAAATAG
- a CDS encoding hypothetical protein (EggNog:ENOG503P9VI), whose product MYLCSEMKRLYTSFQEMITSRKGSLRRNGREGSKRPLVISAPYNFEQIPVTLPGLTPEEILVLREKAAATRLGIHADSPPSIATYSASAPSSSSNSSTPNPNVTGVLPPPPPPIITNLHTSGPGRSSSRAGSSMRSSSARSGTISRSESMARIPHPSNLRHYASSEQVKPMPMPMPMPIPSGGGLPAQSNHSLLLLGDLDDDVVSPLELDSHSRPGSRSRGHVNNNVDPVGMFPLDLDFEYLEREFELGSPISPLSPPSKKNTPRGSPKGSVSERGAIRI is encoded by the exons ATGTATCTCTGTTCGGAAATGAAGAGGTTATACACCTCTTTTCAGGAGATGATCACCTCTCGGAAAGGGTCACTCAGGAGAAATGGTAGAGAGGGCTCAAAACGCCCGTTGGTGATT TCAGCACCATACAACTTTGAACAGATCCCAGTCACGCTACCAGGTCTCACGCCAGAAGA AATTCTGGTCCTCCGTGAGAAGGCTGCAGCCACCAGACTAGGAATCCACGCCgactcaccaccatcaataGCGACCTACTCTGCGTCTGCTCCGAGttcatcctccaactccagcactcccaaccccaacgtcACAGGTGTcctgccaccgccgcctcctcccatcatcaccaacctccacacCTCGGGCCCTGGCCGTTCCTCCTCCAGAGCTGGGTCATCGATGCGCAGCTCCTCCGCCCGCTCAGGCACCATCTCCCGTTCCGAATCGATGGCCAGAATTCCCCACCCTAGCAACCTCCGCCACTACGCCAGCTCAGAACAGGTGAagccgatgccgatgccgatgccgatgccgatTCCTTCCGGTGGTGGTCTCCCAGCGCAGAGCAATCACTCTCTCCTGTTGTTGGGTGATTTGGATGACGATGTCGTCTCGCCTCTGGAACTTGACTCACATTCACGACCGGGTAGCAGAAGCAGGGGGCACGTCAACAACAATGTCGATCCTGTCGGCATGTTCCCGCTTGACCTGGACTTTGAGTACCTCGAGAGGGAGTTTGAGCTTGGCAGCCCGATCAGCCCGTTGAGTCCGCCGAGCAAGAAGAATACGCCGAGGGGGAGTCCGAAGGGGAGTGTGAGTGAGAGGGGGGCGATCAGGATCTAg
- the ERG8 gene encoding phosphomevalonate kinase (COG:I; EggNog:ENOG503NV7P) → MPEHKNSSVVSAPGKVLLAGGYIVLDRDYSGLVFGLSARINVVSHPIQPTQGVHLTEIVVESPQFDDDSWVYGYTPVGGHGGVKVTQLDPGTKPFKPNHFVETTLNYVLSYIVSLPAKQTLSSIHPAKFTILADNDYYSTTTTTSPSTPQRRFRHLGQTISKANKTGLGSSAALVTSLTGCLLSHYLPRSLFDLSTPSGRRTLHNLSQAAHCAAQGKIGSGFDVASAVYGSCVYRRFSPSLLSALPPPGTRGFGRAVVETVNSPDWDQEISKEETDLAEGLKIRMVDVTGGTATVSMVKLVNAWREGNKAEADGLFTELEGEVKVLAGALKVGDEQAIKWAMGKVRRLMKRMGVESGAEIEPDSQTKMLDELEGLEGVVGSVVPGAGGYDAAALVIRDDEGTVGRVERFLGEYSHREGVKARLLDVLGEVEGARLESWDGGRWQEL, encoded by the exons ATGCCCGAACACAAGAACTCATCTGTTGTCTCCGCCCCCGGCAAGGTTCTTCTCGCAGGCGGCTACATTGTCCTCGACAGGGATTACTCCGGCCTCGTCTTTGGCCTCAGCGCCCGCATCAACGTCGTCTCTCACCCCATCCAGCCCACCCAGGGCGTTCATCTCACCGAGATTGTCGTCGAAAGTCCGCAGTTTGACGATGACTCCTGGGTGTACGGCTACACCCCTGTGGGAGGTCACGGCGGTGTAAAAGTCACCCAGCTCGACCC CGGCACCAAACCCTTCAAACCCAACCATTTCGTCGAAACAACCCTCAACTACGTCCTCTCCTACATcgtctccctccccgccaagcaaaccctctcctccatccaccCCGCCAAAttcaccatcctcgccgacAACGACTATtactccaccaccaccaccacctccccttccaccccccagcGTCGCTTCCGCCACCTCGGGCAAACAATCTCCAAAGCCAACAAAACCGGCCTCggctcctccgccgccctgGTAACCTCCCTAACCGGCTGCTTGCTCTCCCACTACCTCCCCCGTTCCCTTTTcgacctctccaccccctcaggCCGGCGCACCCTTCACAACCTCTCCCAAGCAGCCCACTGCGCCGCCCAGGGGAAAATCGGCTCCGGGTTCGACGTCGCCAGCGCCGTCTACGGCAGCTGCGTCTACCGCCggttttccccctccctcttatccgccctcccacccccaggGACGAGAGGGTTCGGGAGAGCCGTCGTGGAGACGGTCAACTCCCCCGACTGGGATCAAGAAATCAGCAAAGAGGAGACTGATCTTGCCGAGGGGCTGAAGATCAGAATGGTGGATGTCACGGGGGGGACGGCAACGGTCAGCATGGTGAAGCTGGTCAACGCCTGGAGGGAAGGGAACAAGGCCGAGGCGGATGGGTTGTTTAccgagctggagggggaggtgaaggtttTGGCTGGGGCGCTCAAAGTCGGGGATGAGCAGGCGATAAAATGGGCAatggggaaggtgaggaggttgatgaagaggatgggggtggagagCGGGGCCGAGATCGAGCCGGACAGTCAGACCAAGATGCTGGACGAGCtggaggggctggagggggtggtggggagtgTGGTTCCTGGCGCGGGGGGGTATGATGCTGCGGCGTTGGTGATtagggatgatgaggggacGGTGGGGAGAGTCGAAAGGTTTTTGGGAGAGTATAGTCACAGGGAAGGGGTgaaggcgaggttgttggatgtgttgggggaggtggagggggcgaggttggagagctgggatggggggaggtggcagGAGTTGTGA